Within Sorangiineae bacterium MSr11367, the genomic segment CGCACCAGGGTCTCGAGCTCGTCGGGTAGCGCGGGCTCGGCCTCCTCCACCCCGGCACCGCCCTCGAGGCGGAAGGTCAACGGCGTGCGCTCTTTGCCCCAGCGGATGCTCGCCTCGAGCTTCCACGCGTCGCACGCATCGAGCGCCGGCAGCACCATGGCTAGCTGGAGGCCGTACTTGGTGACCGATTCGAAGAGACTGAACGGCCCGTCGATGACCACGCGATGCCCCTCGTCGGTCTTCTCGATGGTGTGGAGCAGCCGCAGGAACTTGAGCCGGCGAAAAAAGGCCCTCAGCGCGCCCGCCGATGCACAGCGCACGTCGACGCGAACGCTGACCGCGCGAAGAAGCACGGCCTGCGCCTGCGCGCGCTCGTACGAGGCCACCAAGGTCTTCGCGCCGGGCGCATCGACCGCGAGAAGTTTGTGCGCACTGCGCAAATCGGAAAAGAGGGCGCGCTCGATGGCCTCGCGCGAGGTCTGGCGCTCCTGCGCCACCGCATCGAGGAGCGCCTCGCGGTCGAAGTGCGCGCCGTCTTCCAATTCGGCACGCGCCGCGCTCGCGCGGCTGAACACATCGTGGCGCAGCTCCTCCGGATCGACGTCGTCCGACGCGTCGAACTCGCACCGATCCTCGACCAACTTGGCCAGCCCGGCCTTGAGTCGATGGTCGCGCGCCTCGACGTCGATGCCATCGATGGCCGCGTCGAGCTCTTCGCGGGTGCGCCCCACGTGCGCGCGAACCGCCTCGAGAATTTGCCCCGCGAGCACCTCCGCGCGCGCACGCGCCGGCGCGTCGAACGCAACCAAGCGCAGCTCGCCGGCACGACGCCGCGCATGCACCAGATCAACGGTAAGCACTGTGCTCCCGGCGGCGGTCGCTGGTGAACGTCTCGGTCGTGGAGGCGGTGACGAGCTCGTAGAGCACGGCGCGCTTGTCCCCTTTCTTGCGCAGGATGCGCCCGAGCCGCTGCACGTGCTCGCGCACGGAGCCGCTGCCCGAGAGGATCACCGCCACGTTGGCATCGGGCACGTCGACCCCCTCGTTGAGCACCTTCGAGGTGGCCAGCGCGCGGTACGTCCCCGCCGAAAACGCCTTCAAGATGGCGCTCCGCTCACGCACCTTGGTCTGGTGCGTGAGCACCGGCACGAGAAACCGTCGCGCGATGCCGTACGCCGTGGCGTTGTCCTGCGTGAACAAGATGGCGCGGTCGCGCCGGTGCAGGTGAAGGAGGTACTGCAGGTATTCGAGCTTGGCCTTCGGCGCGAAGGCCAGCTCGCGCTGCCGTCGGTAAGCCGCCATGGCCCGGCGCCCCGCGGCGCTCTGCGAGGACATCATGATGAACTCGCCCCACCCCGAAGGCCGGCTCATTCGGATGCCGTGGCTCTGCACGAAGTCGCGGTAGATGGCACGCTCCGCATCGTGCTCCTCGCGCTCCTCCGGGGTGAGCTCGATGGAGACGCACTCCGTTTCGTACTCCGCGAGGTACTCGCCGGACAGCTCCACGATGTCCTTGCGGTACGCCGTATCGCCAATGAGCTCCGTGAGCAGCGCCTCCCGCCCGTCGGCGCGCTCCGGTGTGGCGGTGAGCCCGAGGCGGTACGGCGCAAGGCAGGCGCGAGCCGCCAGCGAATACGCGGCGCTCGGCAGATGGTGGCACTCGTCGAAGACGACCATGCCGAACCGCGCACCGAGGTGCTCGGCATGCAGGTACAAGGAATCGTACGTGGTGACGGTCAGCGGCTGCACGTCGTGATCGCCGCCACCGACGAGGCCGACGTGCACGCCGAACGACGTGGCAAGAAGGTCCATCCACTGGCGCACGAGATCCAAGGTGGGCGCGACCACGAGCGTGCTGCGCCGCTTGTCGTCGATGGCCATCAGTGCGACGTGACTCTTGCCCGCGCCCGTCGGCAGCACGACCAACCCGCGACCGCGCTGGGCGCGCCACGCGTCCACCGCCTCGCGTTGGTAGGGCCGCGCCTCACGATGCACGCGCAAACCGCCTTCGAGCTCGACGTAGCGCCGCGCACCGTCCTCGTACGGGAGCTTCGTGCCCACCAGCCACCGCACGACGGGCGCATAGGCAACGGCCGGCGCGCGATGGCATTCCGTTCGCTCGTCCCACGCCATGGCCGGCAGCACGGCCGCATCCCGCTCCAATCCGCGGATCTCGAGGGTGCCGGATACGAAGGAGAGCGCGATGGTCATGCCGTTTCCAACGGCCAATGTATCCGCAAAAGCCTCCGCGCCGGGCAAAACGGAACCACGAGGGAGACGCCATCGTCGGCCGGTTCGAGCGCGATCGGTCGCTCTTGCCCGGTGTTGAGATCGGTGAGCGTCCCAAAACAGATCTCCGCCGCCCGCGGCAGCCCGCGCAGCACCAGGCGCGCGAGCCCCGCACCGCGGCGAACCTTCAGGCTCACACATTGAAACGGAGAGAACGCATCGCCGGCATTCCGCCGCCGCGCCTCGCCGACCGTGCGAACGAGCGCCGAGGTCGCCCGGTACGAGGTCTCCCCGGGATCCACGCGCAAGGTCACGCGTCCGTTCGGCTCCACACTGACGCGCTCACCGGAGATCTCCGCGCGCGGCAACGCATCGAGCGGCTCTTGGTACGAGCGCACCGAACCGGGCGGCGTGCCGAGCCGGCGCAGGCACGACACGTCCCAGAGCCCCACCCCGCCGGGCCGCAGAAGGAACTCCGCCTCGTCGGACGCCACGCGCACCTCGGAGATGCTCGGCCCCTCGACGCGGCTGCCCTCCCACGAAGCGCCCTTGCGCGTGGCCCGCGCCAGCACCTGGCGCACGTTCGGGCGCGTCCCCTTCGGCGAGAAGAACACCGTCTCGATGGAGATGTCGTCCCCACGAAACGTCACCGCATTGAACGAGGGCCACAGAAACGTGCGCTCCCGCGGCCCGAGCGCGCGGTATTGCTCGAGCGTCCCCGAGCTGCCCGCCGAGGCAATGAGCACGTCCCCATCACCCGCCTGCGTCGCACGCAGCAGGCGCGCCGTCGGGTAGTGCTTGTGCCCATGCAGCACCACCGTGGCCGACCCCAGGGAGCCCAAAAGGGTGAGCGTCGTTCCCGCCCCCAGGGCGGTCATGAACAGCTCTTCGCGATCGGCGAAGGAGACGAGCCACGGAAGGAAGCGCTGCACGAAATTGCGCTCGAACCAGGTCGTGTGGGACGTATCCATCACCCCCACGTCCGTGACGGGCGTGGGCACCAAGTGATGGTGCAGCAGCAGGACGACCGGCTTGTCGCATCCGACGATGCCGGGCACCGCCAGCAGATCCGTCGTGCGAAAGAGTCCCCCCGCGGAGATCTTGCCCTCGATGGCGTGCGTGGAATCGTAGGCCACCACGTTCACGCCGAGCACACTGGAGAGCTCGTGCACCGAGTGCGCGAGCGGCTCGTCCGCGTTGGGGGCATGCACGTAGGTGCACCCATCGCCGGATACCGCAGCCTCGAGGTCCTGCATCGCGCGCGTGCTCCAGGGCGCGAACACGCCGCCGATGCGTCGATCGTGGTTGCCCGGCAGGAGCACGATCGGCGCCGAGCCGATGACCTCCCGCAGGTCATGCACGAAGCTTCGAAAGACATCGGCAATGCGCTCGGCGGGCGTGTCCGAGCTGTCGATGAGGTCACCGGTGACCACAAGGCCCACGCGGACATCCGGCCCCGCCTCTTCGACGACCGTTCCCACGGCCTTGCAGAGGAGCTTCCGGAGTTCCGGGGCAGGATCCCGTTCCTCGGTTTTGCAGAAGTGTAGGTCAGAAAGATGCAGAAGAAGCGCGTCGCTCACGATCACGGCGACCATACTTCAACGTGCCGACCCCGAGGCACCCTTCCTTTGCAGGATTGACACACGCCGGCCATGTGGCGTCGCATACATCGCTCAGCCATGAACCTTTTGCGCCACGTAGGGATGGTGTGCAGCGCATGGGCCGTGCTTCTCGGCGCGTGCCACACCGACGAACCGATCACGGCCGCGACGGAGACGCCGAACGAGTCCGACCCCGCCGACATGGACGATCCCGCCGTGTGGGTGCATCCGACAACATCGGGGCAATCGCTGATCGTGGCCGCCGCGAAAAAGGGGGGCCTTCGCGTCTACGATCTCGCCGGCCGCTTGGTGAGAAGTTATCCGAGCCATGGCAATCGATTCAACAACGTGGACGTGCAATACAATTTCGATCTAGGCGGCACACGGATCGACATTGCCGTCGCGAGCGATCGGCTGAAGGACCAACTCCGCATTTGGAAGATCGACCCTGCGGCAGAAAACGGACCGCTCGTGGATATCACCGATCCCGAAATCGGCCGCCTTTTTCCGACCCGGCCCGATCCGGCGGATCGCGAACACAAGACGGTGGAGAATCCAAATGACGGAAAGAATACCGCGTATGGATTGACGCTTTATCGCAACAAATTTGCAAATAAAATTTACGCATTGGTCAATCAGAACAATGAGGCGCTCATTGCCCAATTCGAATTGGTCGCACGCCCCGGTGGAAGGGTGGGCATGGCCCCGATTCGAAACTGGATATTCCCTTACATTTACAAGGGGCAGGATCTGACGCAGGAAGACGAGGCCGACCCCACGAAGGACTTCAGTCCCCAGTTCGAGGGGATGGCCGTCGATCAAGCACGGGGCACGCTCTACGCCGGGCAGGAAGACGTAGGCCTCTGGCGCATCGACCTACGCAGCGGCATCGCGGACGCGCGTCCGTTCTACGAGACCACCGCGTTCGACCCGCAAAGCAAAATCGCGCGCGATGTCGAGGGCCTCACCATCTTCTACGCCCCGGGCGGCAAGGGCTACCTGCTCGCCTCGAGCCAAGGCCAAGCCCACGGCGAACCGCCGCTCGCCCCGCAACCGGGCCTCGACGACACCTTCGCCATCTTCACCCGCGAAGGGGACAACGCCTACCTGGGCAGCTTCTCCATCTCGGCCAACCCCGAGCTCGGCATCGACGCCGTTCAAGAGTGCGACGGCGCCGACGTCACCAACGTCTCACTCCCCGGCTACCCCCACGGCCTCTTGATCACCCAAGACGGCTACAACGACGACAACTTGAGCGGCGATCCCTCGGCCACCAACCTAAAGTTCACCCCCTGGGACCGCATCGCCCTTCCCCAAGGCCTCACCCTCGACTCGACCTACGACCCCCGCACACAGGAGTGACGAGCTCCACGGAGTGATGAGACGCATGGAGCGCCGGCATCCTGCCGGCGGTCCGCCACCTTTTAGATGGCTCGTCCATCTCAGCGCCGGCTAGACCCGGCTAACCGCCGGCGCTCCATACGCTTTTCAGGAAATGGGGTGACCGACGGGGATCGCTCGTTCCTGTACGGAGGCTTTGCGAAGTACAGGAACGACGACTCCCCGGAGTGAGTCCGAAGGGAGCTCGCTCCATGAGGAAATGGGGTGACCGACGGGGATCGCTCGTTCCTGTACGGAGGCTTTGCGAAGTACAGGAACGACGACTCCCCGGAGTGAGTCCGAAGGGAGCTCGCTCCATGAGGAAATGGGGTGACCGACGGGGATCGCTCGTTCCTGTACGGAGGCTTCGCGAAGTACAGGAACGACGACTCCCCGGAGTGAGTCCGAAGGGAGCTCGCTCCATGAGGAAATGGGGTGACCGACGGGGATCGCTCGTTCCTGTACGGAGGCTTCGCGAAGTACAGGAACGACGACTCCCCGGAGTGAGTCCGAAGGGAGCTCGCTCCATGAGGAAATGGGGTGACCGACGGGGATCGCTCGTTCCTGTACGGAGGCTTTGCGAAGTACAGGAACGACGACTCCCCGGAGTGAGTCCGAAGGGAGCTCGCTCCATGAGGAAATGGGGTGACCGACGGGGATCGAACCCGCGACAGCCGGAGCCACAATCCGGCGCTCTACCAAGCTGAGCTACGGCCACCATGCGACGTTGACGTGCTGTCTCCGTCTCACGGCGGCCCTTTTAGCGCACTTGTACGGAAAGGACCAGAGGTACGGCAGAGAAACGTCACAGAGAGGTTCCGACCGCGAAATCTGCGGCAATGACGGCCCTGACCCTGGCGATCTCGGGCTGCGTCGTCGACGACCGACGGCCCCCGAGGCCAATACGCCGATAGGGACGCGGCCAATCGAGCACCGGGTGACTCTCCTCATGTTTCCCGCTGTGGGGAACGCCCGCGTTCGCCACGACGGGCAAGGCAAAGCACGGCAGGCCATGTTACAGACCGAGCACGATGAGCGATCTGGATCCTTCTACGCTGAAGCTCGACACCTTGTGCATCCACGCCGGCCAAGAGGCCGACCCGCTCACGGGCGCGGTCATGACCCCGATCGTGCTCTCCAGCACCTTCGCGCAAGACGGCCCCGGTGAGCACAAAGGGTACGACTACTCGCGCGCGGGCAACCCCACGCGCAACGCACTCGAGGCGTGCTTCGCCGCCCTGGAAGGCGGACGCCATGGCATCGCCTTCGGCAGCGGGTGCGCCGCCACCATGGCGCTCATCCTCACGCTCAAGACCGGCGACCACGTCCTCGTCGGCGACGACGTCTACGGCGGCACCTTCCGCATCTTCGACAAGGTGATGAAGCAGTTCGGCATCGACGCCACCTTCCTCGACATGAGCGAGCCCGCACGCGTCAGCGCCGCCCTCCGCCCGCAAACGCGCATGATCTGGATGGAGACGCCCTCCAACCCGATGTTGAAGATCTTCGACATCGCCGCCATCGCCGACATCGCGCGCAAAGCACAGTTGCCCCTCGTGGTCGACAACACCTTCGCCACCCCGGTACTTCAGCAGCCGCTCGCGCTCGGCGCCACCGCGGTGGTGCACTCCACCACGAAGTACCTCAATGGCCACTCGGACGTCGTCGGCGGCGCCATCATGACCAGCGACGACGCCCTCGCCGAGCGCCTCCATTTCGTTCAAAAAGCCGCTGGTGCGGTACCCAGCCCGTTCGACTGCTACCTCGTCCTCCGCGGCGTCAAGACGCTCGCGGTGCGAATGGAACGACACGTCGCCAGCGCCCGCAAAGTCGCCGAACGCCTTACCTTGCATCCGCAGGTCGCCCGCGTTCACTACCCCGGGCTACCGAGCCATCCGGGGCACGCCCTCTCCGCGAAACAGATGTCCGGCCCCGGCGGCATGCTCAGCTTCGAACTTCGCGGAGGCCTCCCCGCCGCCACCGCGTTCCTCAAGGCGCTCCGCATTTTTGCCTGCGCCGAAAGCCTCGGTGGCGTCGAGTCCCTCGCAGAACATCCTGCGATCATGACCCATGCGAGCATCCCCGCGGAAGCACGCGCCCAACTCGGCATCGGCGATGGCCTCCTCCGGCTCTCCCTCGGCATCGAGAGCGCGGACGACCTATGGGCCGACCTGGAGCGAGGCTTCGCAGAAGCCAAGCGCATCTAACTTCGCGTGCCGACGCCCCATCGGTTATCCTTACTCGGCTTGGCCGAGCTTCGGTCGTCCCCGGGGACCCACGAGGAGACATGAGAATGCGCTTGTCGAAGAATTCGACGAAGGTTTTCGCGACGACGTCCACACTTCTACTTGCTGCCCTTTCCGCCTTTTCTGTTCTGGGCGTGGGCTGCTCCGATTCGAAACCCGCAACGGCGAAGGTCGCCATCGAGTCGTTCCTCGGGCCGGGCACCGAACAAGACGTCAACACGTCCAACAAGTGCTTATTGAGGTCCGAGGCCTGGGCCACCATTGGCAATCCCGACAACACCACCGTCGAAGATGGCACGGCCATCGACACTTCGCAGGTCGCCGTGACGTGCACCGTCCGCCCCGACGGCGACGGCTTCTACGTCGATGCCAAGGCCGAGATCCAAGGCCGCAAGGGGTTCTCCGTCTTCGGGCACTTCACGCAAAAAGGCGATCAGAAGGTCGGCGCCGCGTGGAGCGATCCGAGCACGGGCGTCTTCCGGCAAGAGGACTGCGTGGCGAAGTACGACCACGCTCCGCAAAACGTCGAGAAGGGACGCGTCTGGGCGCAGGTCACCTGCCCGCATGCCGTGTACGTGACCTCGGGTAGCACGGAGCGGATCTGCCAGGGCACGTCCGAGTTCCGCTTCGAGAACTGCACGCCCGAATAAGCGCGCAGGTCTCGATCTACATCTCCGACAAGATGCCGCGGACTTCTTCCGCGACTTCGAACTCGGGGTTCGTCTCGAGGAACGCGTTCAAGTACTTCTTGGCCGCCACCATCTCGCCGCGCGCCAGGTACGCGAGCCCCACGGCGTGCAGTGCATCGCCGTCGCCGGGGCTCTGCGAGAGCGCCTCCATGCCCTCGCGGACGGCCTCCTTCGTGTCCCCCAAGATGCGAAGTACGTGTGACAGCGCCACGCGCGCCCCGAGGTGCGTCGGCGACACCCGCAGGCACGCGCGGTAGGCATCGCGCGACGGCTCGATTTCGCCGCTCTCGTACAAGCCGATGCCCGCCAGGTAGAACGCGTACGGGTTGGTCGGGTCGCGTTGCAGGACGTTGCGCAGCGCAACGAGGGCCTCACGGAAGCGTTCCTCGTGCAACAGCTCCGAGGCTTCCTCGACGGCTTCCCAGTGCGCCGCATCCCTTCCTTCGTCGTTGGCTGGCTTCGGACGCAAGCTCATCGCACTTCTCCGTTCTCGGTTTCTTCCATGCGGGATGCCGCCAAATCGCGGCCCCGCGGCGGTTGCAAAAATGCGACGCGAACCGCATCCGGAATGCGGGTTGGACGCCCCTTCGCCGCATCGATGAAGCCCCACGTCGTCGATGCCTTGGCCAGCAGAGCTCCATCCGCGCAATGACGTACTTCCGTTATGCGAATACATTTCGCGGCCTGTGCGCTGGCGACCCACGTTCGCACCTCAAGCCTGTCACCGCGTAATGCCGGACGCAGATAATCGACTTCGTGACGCCGGACCACGAACACCGCACCCAATTCTTGGTACGCACCATAGCCAAGCCCGACCGCCTCGGAATGGGCCACCGCCACGTCCTGCACCCAGCGAACATACGCAATATTGCTCGCGTGACCGAGTGCGTCGATGTCGTCCGAGGTGACCTCGATGGTGTGTGCGAAAATGGGTTCTGAGTGCACGTCACCCTTCGTATACGTCGAAAACTAGCTCGCAGGGCACGGAATGTGCGTTGTTACGTTTCATGGGTCTGCGCGACTGGCCGGGTTTGCCAGGGGGGATTGAAGCTTGGGCAACGTTCCGTGAGATGTATCTGATGCCGCGCGACATCGCGCCCATCCTCCCCGAAACGCAAGCCGGGGACGACGTGGTGGTGTTGGTGCACGGCTTCTTCGCCAGCGCCGGAGTCTTTCGCCCGATGCGCAAACGCATCGAGGCGGAGACGGGTGCGCGCGTGGCGAGCTTCACGCACCTTCCCGGCGTGGGCGTGCGCCGCATCGCCCTCAGCCTGACGAAGCTCGTGGATCGCATTCCGCGCGGCGTTCGCGTGCACCTGGTCGGCCATAGTTTGGGCGGCCTCGTAGCCCGGTGGTATGTCGAGGAGCTCGGCGGCCACATGCGGGTGGCGCAAACCATCTCCCTCGCGAGCCCGTTCGGCGGGGCGCGCGCCGCGGACCTTTTCCCGTACTTCGTCGGCGCCGACCTGCAGCGCGAAAGCGAAGTGCTCGCGCACATGCGCACGCGCACGCCGGCCGACGTACCGCACACCTCCATCGTCGGCACGGCCGACCGCATCGTGCACCATAGTGCCGGTGTCTTCGCCCACGGAGAGCACATCGTGCTGCCGGGACGCGGCCACAACACGCTGCTTTACGACACCGAGGTCATGAATCTCATCGTGGCGCGCATCCGCCGCTTGCAGCGCTCGAATCCGGCGACAGAAGCCGCGTGACGTGCTAGCCACACGGGCGACGTGCGTACCTCCGCCCTTCGCTTTCCAAGCCTAACCGCCTCTTTCGTTTTTACCTTCGCGTTGGCATCGGCCCCCAAGGTGGCCAAGGCCGACGTCACCTCGTGGTTCGCCTTGGGTGGTGGCTTCGGCCTCCAACGCGATGGCGCCGCCGACTCGTTCGACCGCGCCGGCACATTCAACGCGAGCTTCGGCGTGGGAACGTCGTCGAACGCATCCGTCGTGGTCGGCGGTATCGCCCGCTCGGTGACGTACTTCTCCCTGGGCACGGATCTGGGCATCGCCGCCCGCATCACCAGCGGCGGCTTCTCGCGCGGGGATTGGGGTCTCGCCTTCGACGCCGGCGTCGCCGGCCGCCTCTGGAAAGATGGCGATCACGGCCGCACGCCGCTCCAAGCCGTCGTCACCCTGGGCATGCCCTGGGGCCCGCAACTGGCCGTTGGCGCGCAGTTCCTGAGCCTCGCCGGGAATACGGGTACGGCGGGCGGGTTCGTCGCTCTGGAAATCGATCTCTTGCGCCTTACCGTCATGCGCAAAGGCAAGACGGATTCTTACTGGTTCAACCCTTCTCCGGCCGGCGGTCGCGAACAGTAGTCTTAGCCATGCAACACCGAACTTACTTGGCCGCGCTGCTCCTCGCATCGATGGCCTGCAGCGACGATCCTCCTCCTCCCCCACCCGATATCTCGAAGATAAAGCTCTGGGGCTCCGTCTACGGCGACGGCGAGCCCATCGCCGGCACGCGCGTTCTTCTCGGTTCGGAACCGACGTATCGTCGCTTCGACGACGCGCGA encodes:
- a CDS encoding DUF790 family protein, encoding MLTVDLVHARRRAGELRLVAFDAPARARAEVLAGQILEAVRAHVGRTREELDAAIDGIDVEARDHRLKAGLAKLVEDRCEFDASDDVDPEELRHDVFSRASAARAELEDGAHFDREALLDAVAQERQTSREAIERALFSDLRSAHKLLAVDAPGAKTLVASYERAQAQAVLLRAVSVRVDVRCASAGALRAFFRRLKFLRLLHTIEKTDEGHRVVIDGPFSLFESVTKYGLQLAMVLPALDACDAWKLEASIRWGKERTPLTFRLEGGAGVEEAEPALPDELETLVRTFSALGTPWTVSPSTAILELPGVGLCVPDLVFERTRDGEREAVHLEAMGYWSRAAVWKRIELVQAGLAQHILFAVSSRLRVSEDVLGEDLPSALYVYKGAMNARTIAERLERLMSPREDR
- a CDS encoding DEAD/DEAH box helicase family protein, with translation MTIALSFVSGTLEIRGLERDAAVLPAMAWDERTECHRAPAVAYAPVVRWLVGTKLPYEDGARRYVELEGGLRVHREARPYQREAVDAWRAQRGRGLVVLPTGAGKSHVALMAIDDKRRSTLVVAPTLDLVRQWMDLLATSFGVHVGLVGGGDHDVQPLTVTTYDSLYLHAEHLGARFGMVVFDECHHLPSAAYSLAARACLAPYRLGLTATPERADGREALLTELIGDTAYRKDIVELSGEYLAEYETECVSIELTPEEREEHDAERAIYRDFVQSHGIRMSRPSGWGEFIMMSSQSAAGRRAMAAYRRQRELAFAPKAKLEYLQYLLHLHRRDRAILFTQDNATAYGIARRFLVPVLTHQTKVRERSAILKAFSAGTYRALATSKVLNEGVDVPDANVAVILSGSGSVREHVQRLGRILRKKGDKRAVLYELVTASTTETFTSDRRREHSAYR
- a CDS encoding metallophosphoesterase, which translates into the protein MSDALLLHLSDLHFCKTEERDPAPELRKLLCKAVGTVVEEAGPDVRVGLVVTGDLIDSSDTPAERIADVFRSFVHDLREVIGSAPIVLLPGNHDRRIGGVFAPWSTRAMQDLEAAVSGDGCTYVHAPNADEPLAHSVHELSSVLGVNVVAYDSTHAIEGKISAGGLFRTTDLLAVPGIVGCDKPVVLLLHHHLVPTPVTDVGVMDTSHTTWFERNFVQRFLPWLVSFADREELFMTALGAGTTLTLLGSLGSATVVLHGHKHYPTARLLRATQAGDGDVLIASAGSSGTLEQYRALGPRERTFLWPSFNAVTFRGDDISIETVFFSPKGTRPNVRQVLARATRKGASWEGSRVEGPSISEVRVASDEAEFLLRPGGVGLWDVSCLRRLGTPPGSVRSYQEPLDALPRAEISGERVSVEPNGRVTLRVDPGETSYRATSALVRTVGEARRRNAGDAFSPFQCVSLKVRRGAGLARLVLRGLPRAAEICFGTLTDLNTGQERPIALEPADDGVSLVVPFCPARRLLRIHWPLETA
- a CDS encoding phytase, with translation MNLLRHVGMVCSAWAVLLGACHTDEPITAATETPNESDPADMDDPAVWVHPTTSGQSLIVAAAKKGGLRVYDLAGRLVRSYPSHGNRFNNVDVQYNFDLGGTRIDIAVASDRLKDQLRIWKIDPAAENGPLVDITDPEIGRLFPTRPDPADREHKTVENPNDGKNTAYGLTLYRNKFANKIYALVNQNNEALIAQFELVARPGGRVGMAPIRNWIFPYIYKGQDLTQEDEADPTKDFSPQFEGMAVDQARGTLYAGQEDVGLWRIDLRSGIADARPFYETTAFDPQSKIARDVEGLTIFYAPGGKGYLLASSQGQAHGEPPLAPQPGLDDTFAIFTREGDNAYLGSFSISANPELGIDAVQECDGADVTNVSLPGYPHGLLITQDGYNDDNLSGDPSATNLKFTPWDRIALPQGLTLDSTYDPRTQE
- a CDS encoding cystathionine gamma-synthase — protein: MSDLDPSTLKLDTLCIHAGQEADPLTGAVMTPIVLSSTFAQDGPGEHKGYDYSRAGNPTRNALEACFAALEGGRHGIAFGSGCAATMALILTLKTGDHVLVGDDVYGGTFRIFDKVMKQFGIDATFLDMSEPARVSAALRPQTRMIWMETPSNPMLKIFDIAAIADIARKAQLPLVVDNTFATPVLQQPLALGATAVVHSTTKYLNGHSDVVGGAIMTSDDALAERLHFVQKAAGAVPSPFDCYLVLRGVKTLAVRMERHVASARKVAERLTLHPQVARVHYPGLPSHPGHALSAKQMSGPGGMLSFELRGGLPAATAFLKALRIFACAESLGGVESLAEHPAIMTHASIPAEARAQLGIGDGLLRLSLGIESADDLWADLERGFAEAKRI
- a CDS encoding tetratricopeptide repeat protein, which translates into the protein MSLRPKPANDEGRDAAHWEAVEEASELLHEERFREALVALRNVLQRDPTNPYAFYLAGIGLYESGEIEPSRDAYRACLRVSPTHLGARVALSHVLRILGDTKEAVREGMEALSQSPGDGDALHAVGLAYLARGEMVAAKKYLNAFLETNPEFEVAEEVRGILSEM
- a CDS encoding acyl-CoA thioesterase, which translates into the protein MHSEPIFAHTIEVTSDDIDALGHASNIAYVRWVQDVAVAHSEAVGLGYGAYQELGAVFVVRRHEVDYLRPALRGDRLEVRTWVASAQAAKCIRITEVRHCADGALLAKASTTWGFIDAAKGRPTRIPDAVRVAFLQPPRGRDLAASRMEETENGEVR